DNA sequence from the Chitinispirillales bacterium ANBcel5 genome:
CTAAGGAAATGGGCCCGGAACTTGGTGCCGCTATTCAGCGTTGTGCTGATGAAAAGGGAGCAGAGCTCCTGCATTCAGAGATATATGAATGTTTCAGAAAAGAGTTTATCAATCTGAGTGGCGGATGTAGCCTTGTATCCATAGAAAATCAGCCCAAAACCAGGCACAATACGGATAAGCCACACGGTGTCAATGTGAAAGCTACTGTGATTATTGATGGTCAAAGCCGCGAGATTTCCGGGAGCGGAAACGGTACTATCGATGCGTTTACACGTGCTCTTAAGACAATCGCGATAGATGTAAAGGTACTCTCTTACAGCGAACACAGCCTCTCTGAAGGCTCACAGGCCGGGGCCGCAGCCTATATGTGTGTGCAGAGAGGTGATGGCGTGAGCAGATTTGGAGTTGGGGTAGATACCGATATTACAACTGCTTCGGTTAAAGCGTTGGTGAGTGCCATAAACAGACCCTAAAGCAGCTGGCGGGGAGGGGAGTGGATCAGAAATAAAACTCCACTCCTTTGCTTATTATAAAGAAAGCGTTGGGATAAAGGACAGAAACGGGTTTACAGTTATGAGCCCAGAAAACGTGTTATTATCCAGCTTCCCGCGACAAAACTTCCCAGGCTGCTTCCTAAATTCGCCAGAATTACCACCAAAAGAACTCTGCTGACAGGGTTCAACCAAACTCCTTTAAAAGAGCTAAAAGACGCTTTTAAATCTTCCACATCCCTAACTGTAGGGCGTTTAAAGTAGGCCTGAACAAGACCACACACCCATCCGGCCGCAATCATTGGATTAAGGCTTGTCAGGGGTGAGGCAACAAATGCCGCCAAAATTGTAAGCGGATGCCCAAGAGCAAACGCGACACCCACAGCAGCAAAAATTCCATTGACCAAAACCCAGATTTGCAGGGAAGCCATCGACTCTGAAACCCCATTTTGAAAGAAGCCATAGAGTAGTATTGCAACGAAAGCTGTCGGAATACTCCAGGCAAACACTTTAGGCCACAGTGATGGCGGGGGAACAGAGCTGATCTCTTCAAGGTCATTCTCTTTATGGATATAGTGGCAAATTCCGTTTACATGTCCTGCGCCCACGACCGCGACCACTCTTTTTCCCGGTGCTGTTCGGATCTTTTCTGCAAGGTAGATATCCCGTTCATCGATCAGGCGATGTTTTATGCCGGGGAAATTCTTTGCCAGCTCTTCAAGGGAGGATTCAAGCTGATCGCTTTGTTTCATGTTTTCTATGGTATCACTGTCAATCTTCTCTGTTACAAACAGACTTCCCGAAAGATTAAAAAACATCTTTGCTTTACCCCAAAGGGAGAGCCCGCCCCAAACTCGTTTTAGTGTAATCTCAATTTTTCTGTCTGCAAGAATCAGCTTTTTGTTTTTAGCTTTTGCCAGCTCTATTCCCTTTAACATCTCCGCACCAGGAGGAACATCAAGCTGTTTGCCCAGTTTATCATAAAAGGAGCTTAGGATAAGTTGTATCAGCAGAAAGAGGGATTTTTTCTCTTTAACTACTTTAAATATATCCATCTTTTTCCACTTATCCTTTTCCACTATCGACTGATACCTGGGTTCACAGAGCTCAACACAAATGGTATCGGGATCTACCAGTTCGACCGCTTTTTCCACATCCTCAACACTTTCTTTGGATATATGAGCAGTCCCGACAATAAAAAACTCCTTATCATCGATCTGGATCTTCTTAAGGGAGGCTATAGCATCTTCCGGGCTTATTTTTTCTTCATTTGGTTCATTATTTTCCATATTTTGTTCTTCTCTGATAGTTCTCTTTTTAAAGGTTTTTTTTGAGCAAACGAGTATAAAATATATGATGTTGCGGAAAAATCGGTTTAATTAGCAAAATTTTGGCTAACTAACTATTACCAACCCAGTAGGAGGAATATTTTCGCGATTTTGGTTTTTGCGGTACAAATCAGGACTACTAAGTTAGCTGTAAGCAGATAGTTTTGGTCCAGTAGTTATTTTTTATGATTCAGTGTCGCCCGAGGCGAAGGAGGCCACCCCCCAGAGAAGCCTGTTGGCAAGTGAAGGGTTCCTCACGGGGGCGCCAAGATAGTTGCTTGCCTTGTGTAAGCGTGAAAGGTTCGTTTTACCAGGGATGATTTGGTACCCATTCTCCAGAGGACAAAAAAGTAACCATATTTAGTGCACAAAGATTCTTTTATCCAGTAGTTATTTTTTATGATTCAGTGTCGCCCGAGGCGAAGGAGGCCACCCCCCAGAGAAGCCTGGTGGCAAATGAAGGGTTCCTCACGGGGGCGCCAAGATAGTTGCTTGCCTCGTGTAAGCGTGGAAAGGATCGATTTACATGAAATAATTAGATGCCCATTCTTCAGGAGACAGATCGTTTTTGTTATCAACAATTTTTTTCACCCCTTCTCTTTTTTTCAATCAACACGTTACTCATTACTGTTATTTCCTATTTCCGCCACAGAAAAACCAAGGTGTTCTTATTAAAATACTGTTCATATCATCGAGTAAATAGTATATTAACCCAATTCTATATTGGTTAAACATTTAGCATCAGGAGTTACCCCATGAAAAAATGCCTGTTACTTTTTCTATACTCACTTGTTTTCTTCGGTACGACCTGTGAACAACCTGAAGATCCGATAGGACGTGTTTCATTGGAGTTATCCCTTGCAGATGAAGAAAGCCAGATTATAGCGGGTGAACCTTTTGAAGTTGTGATGGAACTGGTGGGTGGTAATTACATAGAGCTGATAACAATTGATTATGACGACTCAAGAAAAGATACTATCGACACTCTTAGCACTAATGAGTGGGAGGAAAACCTACTACTAACACTTACCTACGATTCTTCTGGGGAATATACACTTTTTATAACAGTTGATTTTATTCGGAACGAGCAAAGAGTGGCAGAACTTGATTTGAAGGTTTATCCTGGTTACAGTGTTACATACTACAGCACCAACCATGATTCAGGAGATGTACCCAAAGATACAAGCATCTACAAAACCGGTAAAAATGTAACTGTACCTGGTAACAGCGGTGGGCTTCAAAGAGATGGGTTTGAGTTTTTGGGTTGGAGCATTGATAATGCCGCTTCCTCTACGATATTCAGAGCAGGAGATACCCTTATCATAGCCGATGAGGACATCAATCTTTATGCCCGGTGGACTGAAGTAAGCCAAACGGACAGCTTTACAGTAATCTTCGACCTAAACTATGATTCTGAAGTTATGACTCAATTTGTTGCTGAAGGATCGCTCCTGTCAAAACCTTCTGGGCCACAAAGAGAGGGATATCTGTTTAATGGTTGGTATCGTGACTCGGTTATGGATAAGCAGTGGAATTTTCAGGAGGATGTGATAATCAGCGACACTACAATTTTTGCCAACTGGAGGGTT
Encoded proteins:
- a CDS encoding TraB/GumN family protein, producing the protein MENNEPNEEKISPEDAIASLKKIQIDDKEFFIVGTAHISKESVEDVEKAVELVDPDTICVELCEPRYQSIVEKDKWKKMDIFKVVKEKKSLFLLIQLILSSFYDKLGKQLDVPPGAEMLKGIELAKAKNKKLILADRKIEITLKRVWGGLSLWGKAKMFFNLSGSLFVTEKIDSDTIENMKQSDQLESSLEELAKNFPGIKHRLIDERDIYLAEKIRTAPGKRVVAVVGAGHVNGICHYIHKENDLEEISSVPPPSLWPKVFAWSIPTAFVAILLYGFFQNGVSESMASLQIWVLVNGIFAAVGVAFALGHPLTILAAFVASPLTSLNPMIAAGWVCGLVQAYFKRPTVRDVEDLKASFSSFKGVWLNPVSRVLLVVILANLGSSLGSFVAGSWIITRFLGS